A stretch of the Arthrobacter stackebrandtii genome encodes the following:
- a CDS encoding GNAT family N-acetyltransferase has translation MTDSATSTQTARLLLSRPVPGDLDGMYAICSDPRVWTHFPSLRHTDPAQTAAMLKAFITKWEQDGLGPWIVRALGGETIIGQGGCSIKDGVFWNLGYRFSADVHGRGFATELSLEALRQAQARRPELPVVAYLLEHNVASARVAVKLGFKLILRAPDAGNPDPAAIRLVYADRPLTPAQLAATLT, from the coding sequence ATGACTGATTCAGCCACCTCCACCCAGACGGCCCGCCTGCTGCTGTCCCGCCCCGTGCCCGGAGACCTGGACGGGATGTACGCCATTTGCAGCGACCCCCGCGTATGGACCCATTTCCCAAGCCTGCGGCACACCGATCCGGCGCAGACTGCCGCCATGTTGAAGGCCTTCATCACCAAGTGGGAGCAGGACGGGCTGGGGCCGTGGATCGTCCGTGCCCTCGGAGGTGAAACGATCATCGGCCAGGGTGGCTGTTCCATCAAGGACGGTGTTTTCTGGAATCTCGGCTACCGTTTCTCCGCCGACGTCCACGGCAGGGGCTTCGCCACAGAGCTGTCGCTTGAAGCCCTCCGGCAGGCGCAGGCCCGCCGCCCGGAGCTGCCAGTCGTTGCCTACCTGCTGGAGCACAACGTGGCCTCGGCCAGGGTCGCGGTGAAACTTGGTTTCAAACTCATTCTCAGGGCGCCCGACGCCGGAAACCCCGACCCGGCAGCCATCCGCCTTGTGTACGCCGACCGCCCGCTGACCCCTGCGCAACTCGCTGCGACCCTGACCTGA
- a CDS encoding HpcH/HpaI aldolase/citrate lyase family protein translates to MSSTVGNEATPAPVRTRNIPAEIARSWLLVPATRPEIFDEAANSRADAIVLDIEDAVDPKKKDEARADVINWLRNGGQAWVRINDVHSKFWADDVAGLRNVPGLLGVMLAKTEQAEQVKETYHRLDGKTRVLALVESALGIEEANNIARAEGAFRLAFGSGDFRRDTGMAADREAMAYPRAKLVVASRVGNLPGPIDGPTVGTNHPILREQSAITVSMGMTGKLALAMDQTTIINEVISPTPSDVAWATDFMNDFNARGGVIRDGSDLPRLGRAEKIMKLAVAYGVQPAL, encoded by the coding sequence ATGTCTAGCACCGTCGGCAACGAAGCCACTCCCGCACCCGTCCGCACCCGCAACATCCCCGCCGAGATCGCCCGCTCGTGGCTCCTTGTGCCTGCCACGCGCCCCGAGATTTTCGACGAGGCAGCCAACTCGCGCGCCGATGCGATCGTGCTGGACATCGAAGACGCCGTGGACCCCAAGAAGAAGGACGAGGCCCGCGCCGACGTCATCAACTGGCTCCGCAACGGCGGCCAGGCATGGGTCCGCATCAATGACGTCCACTCCAAGTTCTGGGCGGACGACGTCGCCGGCCTGCGCAACGTTCCCGGCCTCCTTGGCGTCATGCTGGCCAAGACCGAACAGGCCGAGCAGGTGAAGGAAACCTACCACCGCCTCGACGGCAAAACCCGCGTCCTGGCACTCGTGGAATCCGCCCTCGGCATCGAGGAAGCCAACAACATCGCCCGCGCCGAAGGCGCCTTCCGCCTGGCGTTCGGCTCCGGCGACTTCCGCCGCGACACCGGCATGGCCGCCGACCGCGAGGCCATGGCCTACCCGCGCGCGAAGCTCGTCGTCGCCAGCCGCGTCGGCAACCTGCCCGGCCCCATCGACGGCCCCACGGTCGGCACCAACCACCCGATCTTGCGCGAACAGTCGGCCATCACGGTCTCCATGGGCATGACCGGCAAGCTTGCCCTCGCCATGGACCAGACCACCATCATCAACGAGGTCATCAGCCCCACGCCCTCCGACGTCGCCTGGGCCACGGACTTCATGAACGACTTCAACGCCCGCGGCGGCGTCATCCGCGACGGCTCCGACCTGCCCCGCCTGGGCCGCGCCGAGAAGATCATGAAGCTGGCCGTCGCATACGGCGTCCAGCCCGCGCTCTAA
- a CDS encoding DUF2797 domain-containing protein yields the protein MNPDGGLVRGISWSNEGPSLSLLTDDGGARLPLLPGQWLRFEVLSGDGVPARFCLGFTRVEESGQPEHFPCPSGQPAERGFQCGACFAKDQMRLMHDFHRSGQGSPGLKAYLSQQHWLYIATFADGTTKVGTASERSKWSRLAEQGALVARYVARAQDGSVVRHLEDSVSTNLPPTQFVRGAAKFAALLNPRPPLHLEQTNKAMADVVRGYIAGLALEGFEPAEEQWARSEMSEAVAVPSNRTAYPQPLDSGQHGIRLDAMLGPTALAGLDTTDGEFLVDLGALKGRKIRFGSYQTDVPALQESLF from the coding sequence GTGAATCCGGACGGCGGGCTGGTCCGCGGCATTTCCTGGTCGAATGAGGGCCCTTCGCTGTCCCTTCTGACGGACGACGGCGGGGCGCGGCTGCCTTTGCTGCCTGGGCAGTGGCTGAGGTTTGAGGTGCTTTCCGGCGATGGCGTGCCCGCCCGGTTCTGCCTCGGGTTCACCCGGGTGGAGGAATCGGGGCAGCCGGAGCACTTCCCCTGCCCGTCCGGACAGCCCGCCGAACGCGGCTTCCAGTGTGGCGCCTGCTTCGCGAAGGACCAGATGCGGCTCATGCACGACTTCCACCGCAGCGGCCAGGGCTCGCCCGGCCTGAAAGCGTACCTGTCCCAGCAGCACTGGCTCTACATCGCCACCTTTGCCGACGGCACCACCAAGGTGGGCACGGCCTCCGAGCGCAGCAAGTGGAGCCGCCTGGCCGAGCAGGGAGCGCTCGTCGCCCGCTATGTGGCCCGGGCTCAGGACGGCTCTGTTGTCCGGCACCTGGAAGACTCAGTGTCCACGAACCTGCCGCCCACACAGTTCGTGCGCGGCGCCGCCAAGTTTGCCGCGCTTTTGAATCCCCGGCCGCCGCTGCACCTGGAGCAGACGAACAAGGCGATGGCCGACGTCGTGCGGGGCTACATTGCCGGGCTGGCGCTCGAGGGCTTTGAACCGGCGGAGGAACAGTGGGCCCGCAGTGAAATGTCGGAGGCGGTGGCTGTTCCGAGCAACCGGACCGCCTACCCGCAGCCGCTCGATTCCGGACAGCACGGCATCCGGCTCGACGCCATGCTCGGACCCACAGCACTGGCAGGGCTGGACACCACCGACGGGGAATTCCTTGTGGATCTCGGAGCACTCAAGGGGCGCAAGATCCGTTTCGGCAGCTACCAAACAGACGTCCCGGCACTGCAGGAATCACTCTTCTAG
- a CDS encoding DUF3188 domain-containing protein, whose amino-acid sequence MLNDFWETAPPAYKYAVFGGMGLTFIGIVIIILGAITTTPSMPFIALPFIGVGLLAHMASLGLRGHNIRKEMKAAEKRDAAREAGKKK is encoded by the coding sequence GTGCTTAATGACTTTTGGGAAACCGCTCCGCCCGCCTACAAATACGCCGTTTTTGGCGGCATGGGGCTGACCTTCATCGGCATCGTCATCATCATCCTCGGCGCCATCACCACCACGCCGTCCATGCCGTTCATCGCCCTGCCGTTCATCGGCGTCGGCCTCCTGGCCCACATGGCATCGCTGGGCCTGCGCGGCCACAACATCCGCAAAGAAATGAAGGCCGCAGAAAAGCGCGACGCAGCCCGCGAGGCCGGTAAGAAAAAGTAG
- a CDS encoding recombinase family protein, producing the protein MLIGYARVSTAGQNPDHQTDALARAGVDPANIYLDHASGAKASRPELDKALTSANRAGDQLVITRLDRLGRSVLHLVTLGAALRERGVGLRVLEQGIDTTTAEGRAMFGMLSVLAELQRELIVANTRDGLAAARARGRTGGRRPKLTPDQAHHAQQLYDAGTHTVQRIADLLQVPRSTIYGHLNKASIGRRPTAKSTLEA; encoded by the coding sequence ATGTTGATCGGATACGCACGGGTCTCCACCGCGGGCCAAAACCCTGACCACCAAACGGATGCCCTGGCCCGCGCCGGTGTCGACCCGGCAAACATCTACCTCGACCATGCCAGCGGTGCCAAGGCCAGCAGGCCCGAGCTCGATAAGGCCCTCACCTCGGCCAACCGCGCCGGCGACCAGCTGGTCATCACCCGCCTGGATAGGCTCGGACGCTCGGTGCTCCACCTGGTGACCCTCGGTGCGGCCCTCCGCGAGCGTGGTGTGGGATTACGTGTCCTCGAGCAGGGCATCGACACCACGACCGCGGAAGGACGCGCGATGTTCGGAATGCTCTCCGTCCTGGCCGAACTCCAACGAGAACTCATCGTCGCCAACACCCGCGACGGACTCGCCGCCGCCCGCGCCCGTGGGCGAACAGGAGGAAGACGCCCGAAGCTCACCCCCGATCAGGCCCACCACGCCCAGCAGCTCTACGACGCGGGGACCCATACGGTCCAACGCATCGCCGACCTCCTCCAGGTCCCGCGCTCCACCATCTACGGGCACCTCAACAAGGCAAGTATCGGACGGCGCCCCACCGCCAAATCAACCCTGGAGGCTTAG
- a CDS encoding MerR family transcriptional regulator produces MDETTEPIKVGQTMHIGDLAEATGLSQRTIRHYDEVGLLPATTRSEGGFRIYTESDLQRMLVIRSMKPLGFTLEEMGELLDTVDTLAANKTDPDGRARLTDFIDQANAKRDKLALNLSRADAFIQDLQNK; encoded by the coding sequence ATGGACGAAACAACCGAACCCATCAAGGTTGGCCAGACGATGCACATCGGAGACCTGGCCGAAGCCACTGGCTTGTCCCAGCGCACCATTCGCCACTATGACGAGGTGGGTCTTTTGCCCGCGACCACGCGCAGCGAAGGGGGCTTTCGGATCTACACCGAATCCGACTTGCAGCGCATGCTCGTGATCCGCTCCATGAAACCGTTGGGATTCACCCTGGAGGAAATGGGCGAGCTGCTGGATACGGTCGATACCTTGGCCGCCAACAAGACCGACCCTGACGGCCGGGCCAGGTTGACGGACTTCATTGACCAAGCCAACGCGAAGCGCGACAAGCTGGCCCTTAACCTCAGTCGGGCCGATGCATTCATTCAAGATTTGCAAAACAAGTAG
- a CDS encoding SulP family inorganic anion transporter yields the protein MAAETTTDHPVPTPEERQSVLRTLKSPRLLKTEVLAGLVVALALIPEAIAFSIIAGVDPRIGLFASFTMAVSIAFLGGRPAMISAATGAIALVIAPLVKSHGVDYFIAAVILAGIFQVTLALLGVAKLMRFIPRQVMVGFVNALAILIFMSQVPELLGVPWLVYPLTALGLLIVFGLPKITTAVPAPLVAIVVLTLIAVLASMAVPTVGDKGEMPESLPSLFLPNVPMNLETLQILFPYALAMAFVGLLESLMTAKLVDDVTDTRSNKTRESWGQGAANIITGFFGGMGGCAMIGQTMINVKASGARTRISTFLAGVFLLILVVALGDIVALIPMAALVAVMIFVSVATFDWHSIKPSTLRMMPKSETTVMLVTVIFTVWTHNLAIGVGVGVLTAMVLFANRVAHLVTVERRIEEHFGVKIAKYEVNGELFFASSNDLYTQFDYADDPDRVVIDMYNSHLWDASTIASLDAITAKYEKYGKTVEIEGLNAASLNMRERMGGKLGAGH from the coding sequence ATGGCCGCTGAAACAACAACGGACCACCCGGTCCCGACCCCGGAAGAACGGCAATCCGTTCTCCGCACCCTCAAATCCCCGCGCCTGCTCAAGACCGAAGTGCTTGCCGGACTGGTCGTGGCCCTGGCCCTGATCCCCGAGGCCATCGCCTTCTCCATCATTGCCGGGGTTGACCCCCGCATCGGCCTCTTCGCCTCCTTCACCATGGCCGTGTCCATCGCTTTCCTCGGCGGACGCCCGGCCATGATTTCCGCGGCCACCGGAGCCATTGCCCTGGTTATCGCCCCCCTGGTCAAAAGCCACGGCGTGGACTACTTCATTGCCGCCGTCATCCTCGCCGGGATCTTCCAGGTCACCCTGGCCCTCTTGGGCGTGGCTAAACTGATGCGCTTCATTCCCCGGCAGGTCATGGTCGGATTCGTCAACGCCCTGGCCATCCTGATCTTCATGTCACAAGTCCCCGAACTACTCGGCGTCCCCTGGCTGGTCTACCCGCTCACCGCACTGGGCCTGCTGATCGTCTTCGGCCTGCCCAAGATCACCACCGCCGTGCCCGCGCCGCTGGTCGCCATCGTAGTCCTGACGCTCATAGCCGTTCTCGCATCCATGGCCGTCCCAACCGTCGGAGACAAGGGCGAAATGCCCGAGAGCCTTCCGAGTCTGTTCCTGCCGAACGTGCCGATGAACCTAGAGACCCTGCAAATCCTCTTCCCCTATGCGCTGGCCATGGCCTTCGTGGGCCTGCTCGAATCCCTGATGACCGCCAAACTCGTTGATGACGTCACCGACACCCGTTCGAACAAGACCCGCGAATCCTGGGGCCAGGGCGCGGCTAACATCATCACCGGCTTCTTCGGCGGCATGGGCGGCTGCGCGATGATCGGCCAGACCATGATCAACGTCAAGGCCTCCGGCGCCCGCACCCGCATCTCCACCTTCCTGGCCGGGGTGTTCCTGCTGATCCTGGTGGTCGCCCTGGGAGACATCGTTGCCCTGATCCCGATGGCCGCGCTGGTGGCCGTGATGATCTTCGTGTCCGTGGCCACCTTCGACTGGCACAGCATCAAGCCCTCCACCTTGCGGATGATGCCCAAGAGCGAAACCACCGTCATGCTCGTCACAGTCATTTTCACCGTGTGGACCCACAATCTGGCCATCGGCGTCGGCGTTGGGGTACTCACCGCGATGGTCCTTTTCGCCAACAGGGTCGCCCACCTGGTCACCGTGGAACGACGTATCGAGGAGCATTTCGGCGTCAAGATCGCCAAGTACGAAGTCAATGGGGAGCTGTTCTTCGCCTCGTCGAACGACCTCTACACCCAGTTCGATTACGCAGATGACCCCGACCGCGTCGTCATCGACATGTACAACTCGCATTTGTGGGACGCCTCCACCATCGCCTCGTTGGACGCCATCACCGCAAAATACGAAAAGTACGGCAAGACCGTCGAAATCGAGGGCCTGAACGCGGCCAGCCTGAACATGCGCGAACGCATGGGTGGCAAACTCGGAGCCGGGCACTAA
- a CDS encoding Tn3 family transposase, with protein sequence MSTDQYLTEEQAVVFGRFVGEPSQAELEQFFYLDAADLEGIAERRGDHNRLGFALQVGTVRFLGAFLSDPLDVPWSVVEYLAAQLRITDPSVIKRYPERVATPNAHAREIRRLYDYKDFTGAAVEDLSEFVYSRAWTHGEGPKALFAHAVAWLRRKQVLLPGVTRLLKSVQAARERAVSELYERLAGAAMVADPQLPGRLFGLLAVDEGARGSSLEVLRAGPVRLSGPALNKALARVGQVSALGIGAVETSGMPASRLRALARYGVEAKAQSLRRLAEPRRTATLVATVEALSVAAVDDALDLFDALMASKVLGPSKRAAVAARLETLPELEKASAVLARVGRELVCLLEEAGEQVDVATVWARLEKVAARDQISQYADTVGALIPDASGLEGAMRVQVARRYRTVAPFLGLLATVLPLRATATGQPVLDALAGLEFLRGRRQLNRDDVTEALVPAAWRAAVFGRDGVEVDREAWVLCVLEQLRVCLRRRDVFATPSTRWGDPRAQLLDGDQWEQVRDRALTSLGLEGPAAEHLNDRVEVLDTAWKSLTASLEEAGPNGSVRVEPSSTDGRTRLKVDRLDALEIPDSLRELRGQVASMLPRVDLPELLLEVHSWTGFLDAYTHIGQSKARMDDLPRSVAALLVAEACNVGLTPVVAEGHPSLTRARLGHVDANYLRSETHAAANATLIKAQGEIPVAQVWGGGLLASVDGLRFVVPVRTINAAPNPKYFGRGRGLTWFNAVNDQVAGIGATVVPGTVRDSLYVLDTILNLDGGPRPETITSDTASYSDMVFGIFALLGYRFSPRIANLSDQRLWRATPRGTTDSDYGSLNDVARNRINLSRIIAHWDDMTRVAASLATGTVRAYDLLRMLSRDGSPSPLGAAITEYGRMDKTIHLLALIDPLEETYRRTTHTQQTVQESRHRLARAIFHGRRGQIYQRYREGQEDQLGALGLVLNAVVLWNTRYTDASINALREAGNLVDDADIARLSPLGDQHVNMLGRYAFTTTTPSGLRPLRISPDSTE encoded by the coding sequence ATGTCTACTGATCAATATTTGACTGAGGAACAAGCGGTGGTGTTCGGGCGGTTCGTAGGCGAACCATCTCAGGCGGAGCTGGAGCAGTTCTTCTATCTCGACGCGGCTGACCTGGAAGGGATTGCTGAGCGTCGCGGTGACCATAATCGGCTCGGTTTTGCGCTTCAGGTTGGGACAGTGCGGTTCTTGGGTGCTTTCCTGTCGGATCCGCTGGATGTTCCGTGGTCCGTGGTGGAATATTTGGCCGCACAGCTCCGAATCACTGATCCCTCGGTGATCAAGCGGTACCCCGAGCGCGTTGCGACTCCGAACGCTCATGCGCGGGAGATCCGCCGGCTCTATGACTACAAGGACTTTACGGGAGCTGCGGTCGAGGATCTGAGCGAGTTCGTTTACTCGCGCGCCTGGACGCATGGTGAGGGGCCGAAGGCGTTGTTCGCCCATGCGGTGGCCTGGTTGCGTCGGAAACAGGTACTCCTTCCTGGCGTGACGAGACTGCTGAAGTCGGTTCAGGCTGCTCGTGAACGTGCAGTGTCGGAGCTGTACGAGCGACTGGCTGGGGCAGCAATGGTCGCTGATCCTCAGTTGCCGGGACGTTTGTTTGGATTGCTGGCCGTTGATGAGGGTGCCCGTGGGTCCAGTTTAGAAGTGTTACGCGCTGGGCCTGTGAGGTTGTCCGGGCCTGCGTTGAACAAGGCCCTGGCGCGGGTCGGGCAAGTCAGTGCCCTGGGGATTGGCGCGGTGGAGACTTCAGGAATGCCGGCATCCCGGTTACGGGCGCTGGCACGGTACGGGGTGGAAGCTAAGGCGCAGTCGCTGCGCCGGTTGGCGGAGCCGCGCCGCACGGCCACGTTGGTTGCGACAGTGGAAGCGTTGTCAGTGGCGGCGGTCGATGATGCGTTGGATTTGTTCGATGCACTGATGGCATCGAAGGTATTGGGACCCTCGAAGAGGGCTGCGGTCGCGGCACGGTTGGAGACACTGCCGGAGCTGGAGAAGGCCTCGGCTGTTCTTGCCCGTGTCGGCCGTGAATTGGTCTGTCTGCTGGAGGAAGCGGGCGAGCAAGTCGATGTAGCGACGGTATGGGCCCGGCTGGAGAAGGTCGCCGCAAGGGATCAGATCTCGCAGTATGCCGACACGGTCGGTGCTCTCATCCCGGATGCCTCGGGACTGGAGGGCGCGATGCGTGTGCAGGTGGCCCGCCGCTACCGGACGGTTGCCCCGTTCCTGGGGTTGTTGGCTACCGTGTTGCCTCTGCGGGCAACGGCAACGGGACAGCCTGTGCTTGATGCCCTGGCCGGATTGGAATTCCTGCGTGGCCGCCGGCAGCTCAACAGGGACGACGTTACCGAGGCCTTGGTACCGGCTGCCTGGCGCGCGGCGGTGTTCGGTCGCGACGGGGTAGAAGTTGACCGGGAAGCATGGGTTCTGTGCGTGTTGGAGCAGCTACGCGTTTGCCTGCGCCGTCGGGACGTGTTCGCCACACCATCGACCCGGTGGGGCGACCCACGCGCCCAGCTGCTCGACGGTGATCAGTGGGAACAGGTACGTGATCGGGCGCTGACCAGCTTGGGCCTGGAAGGGCCGGCTGCTGAACACCTGAACGATCGTGTTGAGGTACTGGATACGGCCTGGAAGAGCTTGACGGCAAGCCTCGAGGAAGCCGGCCCGAACGGTTCAGTACGGGTGGAACCCTCAAGTACGGACGGGCGCACACGTTTGAAGGTTGACCGTCTGGATGCCTTGGAGATCCCGGACTCGCTGCGTGAACTCCGTGGGCAGGTCGCCTCGATGCTGCCACGGGTGGATCTTCCCGAGCTGCTGTTGGAGGTTCATTCCTGGACCGGGTTCCTTGACGCCTACACCCACATCGGGCAGTCCAAGGCCCGCATGGATGATCTGCCGCGCTCGGTTGCGGCGCTGCTGGTCGCAGAGGCCTGCAACGTTGGCCTGACACCCGTGGTTGCCGAGGGACACCCGTCTCTGACGCGCGCTCGGCTTGGACACGTGGATGCCAACTACCTGCGCAGCGAGACCCACGCCGCCGCGAACGCGACCCTGATCAAGGCCCAGGGCGAGATCCCTGTCGCCCAGGTGTGGGGCGGTGGGCTGCTGGCCTCCGTCGATGGTCTGCGGTTCGTGGTCCCGGTACGCACGATCAACGCTGCCCCGAACCCGAAGTATTTCGGCCGAGGACGCGGGTTGACGTGGTTCAACGCGGTCAACGACCAGGTGGCCGGCATCGGTGCCACTGTCGTGCCCGGCACCGTGCGTGATTCACTCTACGTGCTGGACACGATATTGAACCTCGACGGCGGTCCCCGACCGGAAACGATCACCTCGGACACGGCTTCCTACTCCGACATGGTCTTCGGGATCTTCGCCCTTCTGGGTTACCGGTTCTCGCCACGGATCGCCAATCTGTCCGACCAGCGCCTCTGGCGCGCAACGCCGCGTGGCACCACGGACTCCGATTACGGGTCGCTGAACGATGTCGCCCGCAACCGGATCAACTTATCCAGGATCATCGCACACTGGGATGACATGACCCGGGTCGCTGCGTCTCTGGCGACAGGGACGGTTCGTGCCTACGACTTGCTGCGCATGCTCTCGCGTGATGGCAGCCCGTCCCCACTGGGTGCCGCGATCACCGAATATGGGCGCATGGACAAGACCATCCACCTGCTCGCCCTCATCGACCCACTTGAGGAAACATACCGACGAACGACCCATACGCAGCAGACCGTCCAGGAATCACGCCACCGTCTGGCACGCGCGATCTTCCACGGGCGGCGCGGGCAGATCTACCAGCGCTACCGTGAAGGCCAGGAGGACCAGCTTGGTGCACTCGGCTTGGTGCTCAACGCCGTCGTGCTCTGGAACACCCGCTACACCGATGCCTCCATCAATGCACTGCGTGAGGCCGGCAACCTCGTGGATGACGCCGATATCGCCCGGCTGTCCCCGCTCGGCGATCAACACGTCAACATGCTCGGTCGCTACGCCTTCACCACCACCACACCAAGCGGGCTCCGCCCCCTGCGTATCTCCCCTGATAGCACTGAATGA
- a CDS encoding tyrosine-type recombinase/integrase — MVGNSFAPGTVGLHLIGDLPLLRPEEQVFTAMLDGWRNQQLARNLAFSTIEGREKAVRAFVLHADAFPWVWTPQMVDEWMGDLRSVRNLHHSTLRTYQGTIRAFCGFVTDPGYGWAAICQDRFGTHPVQVIHEWNAAVHVQEAEAGPIKRAFTRDELQAFFDYADEQVGQVRGRGRKGWLPAFRDAMLFKTAYAFGLRRKEARMLDVVDFGRNPRGPEFGDYGVLYVRHGKAMKGSPPKRRSVLTVFDWSAEILQQWNEEVRPLFSTAGSGALWPSERSPRVGFTQMNTRFSTYRDSLGLDRGLDFHSFRRSYVTHLIEDGWDARFVQEQVGHEHASTTSIYTCVSSDFRTRTLRRALDTTLTAALQLERKP; from the coding sequence ATGGTTGGGAACAGCTTTGCACCGGGGACTGTGGGTTTGCATTTGATCGGTGATCTGCCTTTGTTGCGGCCAGAGGAGCAGGTTTTCACGGCCATGTTGGATGGCTGGCGTAACCAGCAGTTGGCCCGCAATCTGGCGTTCTCCACGATCGAGGGCCGTGAGAAGGCGGTGCGGGCGTTTGTCCTCCATGCCGACGCTTTCCCGTGGGTCTGGACGCCGCAGATGGTTGATGAGTGGATGGGCGATTTGCGGTCGGTCCGGAACCTGCACCACTCCACGCTGCGGACCTACCAGGGGACCATTCGCGCTTTCTGCGGGTTCGTGACCGACCCGGGCTATGGTTGGGCAGCCATCTGCCAGGATCGCTTCGGCACCCACCCGGTACAGGTGATCCACGAGTGGAACGCGGCTGTGCATGTTCAGGAGGCAGAGGCGGGCCCGATCAAGCGTGCTTTCACCCGTGATGAGCTGCAGGCGTTCTTTGACTATGCCGATGAACAGGTCGGACAGGTGCGCGGGCGTGGACGCAAGGGCTGGCTGCCGGCGTTCCGTGACGCGATGCTCTTCAAGACTGCCTACGCCTTCGGGCTGCGCCGCAAAGAGGCGCGGATGCTTGATGTTGTGGACTTTGGCCGCAACCCTAGGGGTCCGGAGTTCGGGGACTACGGTGTCCTCTACGTCCGCCACGGCAAGGCCATGAAGGGATCCCCACCCAAGCGCCGCAGTGTGTTGACGGTCTTTGACTGGTCGGCAGAGATCTTGCAGCAGTGGAATGAAGAGGTCCGTCCCTTGTTCTCCACGGCCGGTTCCGGGGCACTGTGGCCGTCAGAACGTTCCCCACGGGTCGGATTTACCCAGATGAATACCCGCTTCAGTACCTATCGGGACAGTCTTGGCCTAGATAGGGGTCTGGATTTCCATTCCTTTCGGCGCTCCTACGTCACGCACCTGATCGAGGACGGCTGGGATGCGAGGTTCGTTCAGGAACAAGTCGGACACGAACACGCTTCCACGACCTCGATCTACACCTGTGTCTCTTCCGACTTCCGCACCAGAACGCTCCGTCGTGCCCTGGACACCACGCTTACTGCTGCCCTTCAGCTGGAAAGGAAACCTTAA